The Psilocybe cubensis strain MGC-MH-2018 chromosome 7, whole genome shotgun sequence genome has a window encoding:
- a CDS encoding Arabinoxylan arabinofuranohydrolase — protein sequence MPPIVLVKKSTLGSVPTRLPATLAVLLFFGALIDGIGIDVARADNPFVQTIYTADPAPLVYNDRLYVFMDHDNDGATYFNMTDWRLFSTVDMANWQDHGSPLSLADFSWADENAWAPQVIPRNNKFYMYVPIRHHTTSTMAIGVGVSDTITGPFHDALGKPLVENGDIDPTVFIDDDGQAYLYWGNPDLWYVKLNQDMISYSGSPTKFTLTTAGFGPRSGSEQRPTSFEEAPWVYKRNGIYYLIYAANCCSEDIRYSTGTSALGPWTYRGVIMATAGSSFTNHEGIVDYKNNSYFFYHNGALPGGGGYQRSVCVERFVYNSDGTIPTIQMTTAGPPQIGTLNPYVRQEAETAAWSQGVETESKALPSVPVQHPSQLVSHPPPAEARFKSVWGVRLEHSLVPATYREQGAGKPGRQ from the exons ATGCCGCCTATAGTTTTGGTAAAAAAGAGTACTCTAGGAT CCGTACCTACTCGCCTACCTGCCACTCTAGCTGTATTGTTATTTTTCGGCGCTCTAATTGATGGGATTGGTATAGACGTTGCTCGAGCCGATAACCCTTTTGTGCAAACCATTTATACGGCAGACCCCGCACCACTCGTATATAACGACCGGCTCTACGTTTTCATGGACCATGACAATGATGGGGCCACCTATTTCAACATGACCGATTGGCGTCTCTTCTCGACAGTGGACATGGCTAACTGGCAGGATCATGGGTCTCCCCTAAGCCTTGCAGACTTCTCTTGGGCAGACGAAAATGCATGGGCTCCCCAGGTCATCCCACGAAACAACAAATTCTACATGTACGTTCCAATCCGCCATCATACCACCTCGACAATGGCCATCGGCGTTGGAGTCAGCGATACTATCACCGGCCCATTCCACGATGCTTTGGGGAAGCCACTCGTTGAGAATGGTGATATCGATCCCACAGTTTtcattgacgatgatggtCAGGCCTACCTGTACTGGGGCAATCCCGATCTGTGGTATGTCAAGTTGAATCAAGACATGATTTCCTACAGCGGGAGTCCCACCAAGTTCACCCTCACAACTGCAGGCTTTGGCCCTCGTAGCGGTAGCGAGCAGCGCCCCACATCCTTCGAGGAAGCCCCGTGGGTGTACAAGCGCAACGGCATCTACTACTTGATCTACGCCGCAAACTGTTGCTCTGAGGATATTCGGTACTCTACTGGCACCAGTGCACTTGGGCCCTGGACCTACCGCGGCGTCATCATGGCAACTGCGGGCAGCAGTTTCACCAACCACGAGGGGATTGTTGATTACAAGAACAATTCCTACTTCTTCTATCACAACGGCGCTCTCCCCGGCGGCGGCGGCTACCAGAGGTCTGTATGCGTTGAAAGATTCGTGTACAATTCCGACGGCACGATCCCAACTATCCAAATGACGACGGCCGGTCCACCCCAGATTGGTACCCTGAACCCGTACGTGCGACAGGAGGCTGAGACAGCGGCCTGGTCCCAGGGTGTAGAGACAGAG TCAAAGGCGTTGCCTTCGGTGCCGGTGCAACATCCTTCTCAGCTCGTGTCGCATCCGCCACCAGCGGAGGCTCGATTCAAATCCGTCTGGGGAGTACGACTGGAACACTCGTTGGTACCTGCAACGTATCGGGAACAGGGGGCTGGCAAACCTGGACGACAGTGA